In bacterium, the sequence TTTCTTTTTTTTCTAGACACATCAATAATCCACATGTTAAACTTAAGAAGAGGCAGAATTGATTCATGTGGTGGTCGGCACGACTTCCCTTAAGCTAATTGCCTATTTCAAAATTCGTTAAAAACACAAACAGATGATTATCAAGAAATCAGGAATTGTCGAACAAGTAATAGCAGATCGAACAGGCGCACAGGAAATAGAAGTGGTGGCCGATAACGAACACCGATACGCCATAAACTATCCGGCGCTAACCGGCATAGTGAAGGTCGGCGATAGAGTTATCCTCAACACAACCGCCACGGCTCTTAACCTTGGCACGGGTGGGTTTGATTTCGTTATTCATATCGACCGCCAGGATGTACCAACGCAGACGAATGGGCATTTAATGAAGCTGCGTTACACTCCCCTTCAATTCGGGATGCAGGCCGGTGAAGAGAAATATGCCGACCTTATGCCTGAGGGTTTGGACGGGACACCTGTAATCGCTTGCTGCCTCCACAGCCAAATTGCCTCCGTCGCCTTTGCCGTTCGTTCTATTCGCCCTAATGCCATAATCGCTTACGTTATGACCGACACCGCTTCCCTTCCTCTTGGGTTTAGTAAGCTAGTACCAGCGCTAAAAGAGGCTGGAATGCTGTCGGGCGTTATTACATGCGGTCAAGCCTTTGGCGGTGATATTGAAGCTGTGAATGTCTATAGCGCATTGCTCTTAGCCAAATGTGCGCTCAAAGCGGATGTGATTATTGTTTCACAAGGACCGGGAAATGTTGGAACGGGCACTCCGTGGGGATTTTCAGCAGTAGATCAGGGACAGACACTCAATGCGACTGCCAGTCTTGAAGGCAAGCCTATCTGCTGTCTTAGAATTGGCTTTGCCGATAAGCGACAAAGGCACGTTGGTATCAGCCATCATTCGATTACGGTTCTAAAGCAAATCGCCCTTTCTCGCTGCCTGATACCTTTGCCCAGTCTTCCGAAAGAACAAATGCAGTCAATTCTTACCGAAATCAAAGATAGTTGTCTAACCGAGACGCATGACATTCGAGTAGTAGATACCGATGGCGTTTTCGAGGAGCTTATAATGTCCGGTCTACCCCTTTCCACAATGGGTCGAACGCCTAAAGATGACCCGGCCTTCTTTAAAGCCTGCCTGGCTGCCGGTCTTGTTTTGGAATAAAGGTGATTATTTATGAACCTAAAAGAAACTCTTATCAAATCAGAGGAAATCTATAAAGGTCGTGTAGTCAGTTTGCGAGTGGATACCGTCCAAGTACCCGATGGCCGCACTACTACCCGTGAGGTTGTCGAGCATCGCGGCGCCGTCGCTATTGTGCCGCTTCTTGGCTTAGATAAAGTCCTGATGGTTCGCCAATACCGCCGAGCCGTAGATGATGTGTTGATTGAAATCCCCGCCGGAACTCTTGAACCAGGTGAAGCCGTCGAAATCTGTGCCGCCCGTGAACTTGAAGAAGAAACCGGTTATGTTGCCGGTAAAATCGAACCGCTCTTCAGCCAATACCTCGCCCCTGGCTATTCACAGGAAGTGCTCCACGTCTTCCTCGCCCAAGATCTTCGAAAAACCAAGCAGAATACAGAAGGGGATGAATTCATCGAAGTGTTGGAGGTCAAAATCTCAGACATCTACTCGATGATACAAAAAAAGCAAATTAAGGACGCCAAAACCATCGCAGGGTTGTTGATGACACTTAGAATTCTCGACAAGTAACTGTCTATCAAGCAGAAACAGGACGTTTTGTGTCATAGTATCAGGGTTATAATAAAATATTTACATGTCCGAGCAGGAAGGAGCGAATTTTATGGATCGTCCACAAATTCCAGTTTTCGAGAGAACAGGTAACAAACCAAAGGTTATGCGTAATGAAGGGTTCATCCCGATTGCGCTCAGCCGACAAGATAAAGACGCCTTATCCTTACAAGCCAAAGCAACGGATTTAGCCATAGCTCTACGAGCTGTCGGCACCTCCGGTGTTGTTGAGCTTGTTGAAGATACGGAGGCGGGAGGCAAGTTCCTTTGTATCGCCCGTGAGATTCAGCGTCATCCAATTAGCCACAAATTATTGAATGTCAGC encodes:
- a CDS encoding DUF3866 family protein, encoding MIIKKSGIVEQVIADRTGAQEIEVVADNEHRYAINYPALTGIVKVGDRVILNTTATALNLGTGGFDFVIHIDRQDVPTQTNGHLMKLRYTPLQFGMQAGEEKYADLMPEGLDGTPVIACCLHSQIASVAFAVRSIRPNAIIAYVMTDTASLPLGFSKLVPALKEAGMLSGVITCGQAFGGDIEAVNVYSALLLAKCALKADVIIVSQGPGNVGTGTPWGFSAVDQGQTLNATASLEGKPICCLRIGFADKRQRHVGISHHSITVLKQIALSRCLIPLPSLPKEQMQSILTEIKDSCLTETHDIRVVDTDGVFEELIMSGLPLSTMGRTPKDDPAFFKACLAAGLVLE
- a CDS encoding NUDIX hydrolase, encoding MNLKETLIKSEEIYKGRVVSLRVDTVQVPDGRTTTREVVEHRGAVAIVPLLGLDKVLMVRQYRRAVDDVLIEIPAGTLEPGEAVEICAARELEEETGYVAGKIEPLFSQYLAPGYSQEVLHVFLAQDLRKTKQNTEGDEFIEVLEVKISDIYSMIQKKQIKDAKTIAGLLMTLRILDK